The genomic window ATGGAGGGCTATCAGGGATTGAAGATGAAAATATGTTAGCAGCAAGTTGTGCTAGACCCAAACACTTATTTGCTTACGACAATAAAGCTACCATCTTTGATTTAGCTGCGGCTTATGGTTACGCCTTTGCTAAGAACCACGCCTTTGTAGATGACAATAAAAGGGTAGGTCTTGTTGCAGTGCTTACTTTTCTTTATTTGAATGGGTTTTTGCTTAAAGTTCCAGAAATGGAAGCGGTTTTAGTTATTAGTCGTCTAGCAGCAAGTGAGGAGACACAAGAATCTGTATCGAAATGGTTAGCAGAAAATTCACTTAAACGTTAGTTGGCTTTAAAACCTGTCTTTCATTCCTCGCAGCCTAGCAAA from Synechocystis sp. PCC 7509 includes these protein-coding regions:
- a CDS encoding type II toxin-antitoxin system death-on-curing family toxin, with protein sequence MNEPSWLNERMVAAFHENQICLHGGLSGIEDENMLAASCARPKHLFAYDNKATIFDLAAAYGYAFAKNHAFVDDNKRVGLVAVLTFLYLNGFLLKVPEMEAVLVISRLAASEETQESVSKWLAENSLKR